A portion of the Novosphingobium sp. KA1 genome contains these proteins:
- a CDS encoding EVE domain-containing protein — protein sequence MAKRYWLMKSEPDAYGWADLVKEGEGTWDGVRNHRAANNLRAMEVGDEAFFYHSNIGKEIVGIAVISVSGLTDPSDAEGKWAAVKVKPVRKLRRPVTLAQIKADPRLAEMEMIRLSRLSVAEVTAEEWDYILALSER from the coding sequence ATGGCGAAGCGCTACTGGCTGATGAAGTCCGAACCCGATGCCTACGGCTGGGCCGACCTCGTCAAGGAAGGCGAGGGCACCTGGGATGGTGTGCGCAACCACCGTGCGGCCAACAACCTGCGCGCCATGGAAGTGGGCGACGAGGCGTTCTTCTACCATTCCAACATCGGCAAGGAGATCGTCGGCATCGCCGTCATCAGCGTGTCGGGGCTAACCGATCCCAGCGATGCGGAGGGCAAGTGGGCGGCGGTCAAGGTCAAGCCGGTGCGCAAGCTGCGCCGTCCGGTCACGCTGGCGCAGATCAAGGCCGATCCCCGGCTTGCCGAAATGGAGATGATCCGGCTCTCGCGCCTGTCGGTGGCGGAAGTGACGGCTGAGGAATGGGACTATATCCTGGCGCTCTCCGAACGCTGA